From the Candidatus Zixiibacteriota bacterium genome, one window contains:
- a CDS encoding Crp/Fnr family transcriptional regulator, whose amino-acid sequence MPKRSLLQKTFLFQELDGDEFAALAEITQFRRVDAGQMLFFEGDPATGFFVLLSGRVRIYKSALDGKEFTLHQITPGQMFAEAAIFRGKTFPANAVAGEDSEVAFIPKDQFVQLITRYPAISLKIIASLSRWLREFTVKLEDLSLREVPARLANFILRQRQKLAADTFDLDVTKAELASQLGTISETLSRSLKKLKDLEAIAVDNKRITILDPALLDAIASGEKL is encoded by the coding sequence TTTCAGGAACTTGACGGCGATGAGTTTGCCGCGCTGGCGGAGATCACGCAGTTTCGCCGGGTCGATGCCGGGCAGATGCTGTTCTTTGAAGGCGATCCGGCGACGGGGTTCTTCGTTTTACTGTCCGGGCGAGTACGGATCTACAAGTCGGCACTGGACGGCAAGGAATTCACGCTGCATCAGATCACGCCGGGGCAGATGTTCGCCGAGGCGGCGATTTTTCGCGGCAAGACGTTTCCGGCCAATGCCGTGGCCGGCGAGGACTCCGAGGTCGCGTTCATTCCCAAGGACCAGTTCGTGCAGTTGATCACGCGTTATCCGGCGATATCACTCAAGATCATTGCCAGTCTTTCACGCTGGCTGCGGGAATTTACCGTGAAGTTGGAAGATCTCTCGTTGCGCGAGGTACCGGCGCGGCTGGCGAATTTCATCCTGCGGCAGAGGCAGAAACTGGCGGCCGACACTTTTGACCTTGATGTGACAAAGGCGGAATTGGCCAGCCAGCTCGGCACGATCAGCGAAACGCTCTCGCGCAGCCTCAAGAAACTCAAGGACTTGGAGGCGATCGCCGTCGACAACAAACGCATCACCATCCTCGATCCGGCCCTGCTGGATGCGATCGCGAGCGGTGAAAAGCTCTGA